Proteins encoded in a region of the Pirellulaceae bacterium genome:
- a CDS encoding Ig-like domain-containing protein, translated as MRRRHPKRRSHSHSTSNCSLETLEPRHLLAGDLIGHWLADDLTATTADEAIISDWSDSIGTISAQSIGEPTLIHNSIGGRAAVRFQPNNGDDGFRIRASQNPIGSLADFSVVVSFVTSATSLQGDNGAWFTNTGLVDSNAQGFSQDWGLSINQDGKIATGTGGGFIKPQTTLYSDATGLNDGELHTVAMSLTAGNLSIHIDDQPVTTRTDPNAGSRSPLDVTFGILQVDTLPFEGDITQIRFYDGALTPEEFSGIRENINQYYSNGAPVAVDDTYETAEDTVFFTIPANIGLLANDSDPDGDALSAVVVQQPQESSVSVSADGSFVYFPARNFFGTDTFTYTANDFRPGNEATVTITVTPKYDPPRAVADSYEVTPGEVFNLPGLVGLLINDQNPDEADLTAVLADNVGNGSLTLSPDGGFTFDPGEFFGTTTFSYRASDGVSESAAATVTLIVNSAPMTADDAYSVDEDDALTVNAAEGLLANDVDREGDPLTLELLTEPQHGSLTVEQDGSFQYQPFANFFGEDSFSYLLNDGRDASEPATVALSVKSVNDAPNSRSDSYIITPNQELNVAADVGVLSNDTDIDGPTLTATLISEPSRGVVTLQSDGSFSFQANPGFSGLDSFTYQATDSIDLSTITTVTIIADGGAAQTSDPTGDSVVTFNEIMYNPVGVEADEEWIELHNQMGIDMDISGWRLAGGVSYDFAEGTVIPGNSYLVIAGNPEAFKLATGVDAMGPFEGRLNNNGEELLLINNSDRYLDILDYRDGGNWPIGADGTGATLAKAALHRASGKSENWRASLEIGGTPGAENFPLFNADRTDTIEVSWGSEWRVNATGADLGSDWLAANFDDSQWQTATGLFEAGNPEFPPANASKLAEAGEGLVGYWKFDDSGANAVDGGTDAELISGARLTSDPSRGQVVRLDGRNDYITAGELPAIGVNDDFTWSVWVNQDDADNVNAVILGNRTGGQQNPLQFIKVTPTNFEYYSDGGDPIIPYAIPNQQWVHLAVAKTGPMLTYYINGESVGSGETSADMGANPFYIGGDPNASREFADGLIDDVAVWTRALPIEAIEGLAAGTYDPLTAPTVLTDGPVVPDGLPETTTELPADLTTYYFRNDFFFEGDRNQNPVLQLTNLTDDGAVVYLNGEEVHRQNMPTTEISSDTSALEEIDNIGALSVLLPTNALQQGSNSLAIEVHQNRPGAGDMFFAAELVSTAVPLDPNAVALPVLNEIASADDANFQIEILNPSSQAINLADFQLNSTDAEHASIPLGDGQLAAGQFTTISSQQLGYQPVDGERLFITYQGGQRLADTQAVDDQLRGRSGQHDGRWLFPDAATFGSGNGFTIEDAIVINEINYHAPGFYAEQLDRLFENGEQWVELYNRSDTRTIDLSGWEFSEGIDFEFAAGTTLGPQEYLVISNDPDSLAASRIGLDAGKVLGPFDQNLSNAGELIELSDAKGNPTDSVHYYDGGRWAGSADAKGSSLELRDPFADNSVAESWAASDETDQNGWQTITYGGNGKRLNGDPTKYNEFLLGLLDSGVVLIDDVQVIENPGTPDERQLVQNGSFESDSIGADAEHWRVVGNQQGMVVEDPTDPNNRVLRLTASGPTEHMHNNGGTTLKDGDEYIKLSNSADYEISFRAKWVSGSNQLHSRLYFNRLPRVTRVARPVSVGTPGEANSQAEANIGPTYVGMVHSPAVPDVNQPVTVSVNAADAQGIEELTLRYSVNGADFNSVAMQAGNSGQYTGVIPGQARTALVHFYLEGRDQSGATSMFPAAGPDSRALFRVQDDKGTEDQRHNLRILMTDADASRLHEKTNVMSNHRLGTTVIYREGEIYYDVGIRLKGSQRGRDKVVRAGFNLGFDPSQLFRDVHSTIGVDRSGSGDEYSQEEIIVRQVFNHAGDVPQIYDDLINVIAPQSRHDGSAMLNLARYNDVFLDSQYENGSQGTAFEYELIYYPTSQEGGIEGLKKPNPDSVVGVPMATPREESDNKESFRWHWLIENNRPEDDYSQLQEALAAIGQRTSSDTFHEDTQRLLDVDQWLRSFAVVALTGIGDNYGNGSQHNGIFYVRPSDNRLLFMPWDMDFSFTQGATSGAVSNGELRKLLTDPGNEHNYYGHLHDIISTTFNADYMSGWIDHFDELVPGQNFFQGYKSYINTRAGAVTKSIERAIDVVPFEISGTDALDVGDSAIAELTGTGWVDVREIRIAGQDLTLPITWTSPNEWQVSIPVDPGTHPIVLEAYNFQDELVTSDTITITSSAVTPVRSSLRVSELQYNPSGAVADEPDVNNDQFEFVELTNVGETAIDLAGVRFVQVEQGDDVSGITFTFSSQSLEPGGFVIVPRDLDAFQARYGSELPMAIGQGNAENQNQYRGRLDNGGETITLLDATGATVQQFTYDDAWYASTDGDGNSLEFIDPSQSDLNAWNESSQWRASAALGGTPGQASLVIGDSNFDGVFNSSDLVVVMQAGQYEDDILNNSTWATGDWDGDGDFTTSDFVFAFAAATYVDAEPLAAANIENIAAALLSAQQPQRSDRADTNRTGRLQPKSVARETDLEAIAVDRIFERDQHPAEFAETHHDLLETPDDEFDLF; from the coding sequence ATGCGCAGGCGGCACCCCAAGCGACGTTCTCATTCGCATTCCACATCGAATTGTTCGCTCGAAACACTTGAGCCTCGTCATTTACTCGCCGGAGATCTGATTGGACATTGGCTGGCAGACGATCTCACGGCTACCACCGCAGATGAGGCGATCATTTCGGATTGGTCAGACTCCATCGGCACCATCAGCGCCCAATCGATCGGCGAACCCACCCTGATCCATAACTCGATCGGAGGTCGTGCGGCCGTCCGCTTCCAACCCAATAATGGTGACGACGGTTTTCGAATTCGGGCCTCACAAAACCCGATCGGCAGTCTCGCAGACTTTTCGGTGGTCGTAAGTTTTGTCACCAGTGCCACATCCCTGCAAGGCGACAATGGGGCTTGGTTTACCAACACGGGCCTTGTTGACTCGAATGCCCAAGGTTTTTCGCAAGATTGGGGTTTATCGATCAACCAGGACGGAAAGATCGCGACAGGGACAGGCGGTGGTTTTATCAAGCCACAAACAACCCTCTATTCCGATGCGACCGGTTTGAATGACGGTGAACTGCACACCGTAGCGATGAGCTTGACCGCAGGCAATTTGAGCATCCATATCGACGATCAACCGGTCACGACTCGCACGGATCCAAACGCAGGGTCCCGGTCCCCCTTGGATGTCACTTTCGGGATCCTCCAGGTCGACACGTTGCCATTTGAGGGTGATATCACCCAAATCCGTTTCTACGACGGGGCTTTGACACCGGAAGAATTTTCAGGAATCCGAGAGAATATCAATCAATATTATTCGAACGGTGCGCCGGTCGCTGTGGACGATACTTACGAGACGGCGGAAGACACGGTCTTTTTCACGATTCCCGCTAACATCGGTTTATTAGCGAACGATAGCGATCCAGACGGAGATGCGTTGAGTGCGGTCGTCGTTCAGCAACCGCAGGAGTCGAGCGTTTCGGTCAGCGCTGACGGATCATTTGTCTACTTTCCAGCACGAAACTTCTTTGGCACCGATACGTTTACCTATACGGCCAATGACTTCCGACCTGGAAACGAGGCAACAGTCACGATCACCGTGACGCCCAAATACGATCCCCCAAGGGCCGTAGCGGACAGCTACGAAGTCACTCCAGGCGAGGTGTTCAACCTTCCAGGACTTGTTGGCCTGCTCATCAACGATCAAAACCCTGACGAAGCGGACCTGACCGCTGTCTTGGCAGACAACGTTGGCAACGGAAGCTTAACGCTGTCCCCCGACGGAGGATTCACCTTCGATCCGGGTGAATTTTTCGGAACCACTACTTTCAGTTATCGCGCCAGCGACGGTGTTTCGGAATCCGCCGCTGCCACCGTGACGCTCATCGTCAACAGTGCTCCCATGACGGCAGATGACGCGTACTCGGTCGACGAAGATGACGCTTTGACGGTCAACGCAGCCGAAGGTCTTCTCGCCAACGACGTCGACCGTGAGGGCGATCCGCTCACTCTCGAGTTATTGACCGAACCGCAGCACGGCAGTTTAACCGTCGAGCAAGACGGTAGCTTCCAATACCAACCCTTCGCAAACTTCTTTGGCGAGGACAGTTTTTCTTATTTGCTAAATGATGGTCGCGATGCATCAGAACCTGCAACGGTTGCACTTTCGGTCAAGTCCGTCAACGACGCTCCCAACAGCCGCAGCGACTCATACATTATCACGCCCAACCAAGAACTCAACGTGGCTGCCGATGTGGGAGTTCTCAGCAATGACACGGATATCGATGGACCGACCTTAACGGCCACGTTAATCAGCGAACCGAGTCGTGGAGTCGTGACTCTGCAATCCGACGGTTCGTTCAGCTTTCAAGCCAATCCAGGTTTTTCGGGACTTGATTCCTTCACCTATCAAGCAACCGATTCAATCGATTTATCGACGATTACGACTGTCACGATCATCGCCGACGGCGGTGCCGCACAAACGTCGGACCCCACCGGCGATTCCGTCGTCACGTTCAACGAGATCATGTACAACCCCGTGGGTGTGGAAGCCGATGAAGAATGGATTGAGCTGCACAACCAGATGGGGATCGACATGGATATCTCCGGATGGCGTTTGGCTGGCGGCGTCAGCTACGACTTCGCTGAAGGCACGGTGATTCCGGGCAACTCCTACCTGGTCATCGCCGGCAACCCGGAAGCCTTCAAATTAGCCACGGGTGTCGATGCCATGGGACCTTTTGAAGGACGGCTAAACAACAACGGTGAAGAGTTGCTGTTAATCAATAACTCCGATCGCTATCTCGACATTCTTGATTACCGCGATGGAGGCAATTGGCCGATTGGAGCGGACGGAACCGGTGCCACGCTCGCTAAGGCAGCTTTGCATCGGGCCAGTGGTAAATCCGAGAACTGGCGTGCGAGCCTCGAGATTGGTGGTACCCCAGGCGCTGAGAATTTCCCTCTGTTTAACGCCGATCGAACCGACACGATCGAGGTCTCCTGGGGCAGCGAATGGCGTGTAAACGCAACCGGAGCGGACCTTGGCAGTGACTGGCTCGCCGCTAATTTTGACGACAGCCAGTGGCAAACGGCCACCGGCCTGTTCGAAGCGGGCAATCCCGAGTTTCCACCTGCAAACGCCTCAAAACTGGCGGAAGCGGGCGAGGGACTCGTTGGCTACTGGAAGTTCGACGATTCCGGAGCAAACGCGGTCGACGGCGGGACAGACGCCGAACTCATCTCCGGGGCTCGATTAACTTCTGATCCATCACGCGGACAAGTTGTACGCCTTGACGGAAGAAACGACTACATCACCGCCGGGGAACTTCCCGCCATTGGCGTCAATGATGACTTTACCTGGTCGGTTTGGGTCAATCAGGATGACGCGGACAACGTCAACGCGGTAATTCTTGGCAACCGTACGGGAGGCCAACAAAATCCACTGCAATTCATCAAAGTGACACCCACCAACTTTGAGTATTACAGCGACGGTGGCGACCCGATCATTCCCTACGCCATTCCCAATCAGCAATGGGTTCATTTGGCAGTCGCCAAAACAGGGCCAATGCTGACCTACTATATCAACGGTGAATCCGTGGGTTCCGGCGAGACATCCGCCGACATGGGAGCCAATCCGTTCTACATCGGCGGTGACCCGAATGCGAGCCGGGAATTTGCTGATGGCTTGATCGATGACGTGGCCGTTTGGACACGTGCGCTTCCCATCGAAGCAATTGAAGGCTTGGCAGCTGGCACCTATGACCCGCTAACGGCCCCGACCGTCTTGACCGATGGCCCGGTCGTGCCAGACGGACTCCCCGAGACTACCACTGAATTACCCGCTGATCTCACGACCTACTACTTCCGAAACGATTTCTTCTTCGAAGGTGATCGCAACCAAAACCCTGTGCTTCAGCTCACGAACCTCACTGACGACGGTGCGGTTGTCTACCTAAACGGTGAGGAAGTCCACCGCCAAAACATGCCCACCACTGAAATCTCCAGCGACACGTCCGCGTTGGAAGAGATCGACAACATTGGCGCATTGTCCGTCCTGCTGCCAACGAACGCTCTGCAACAGGGCAGCAACTCTTTAGCCATCGAAGTCCATCAAAATCGGCCCGGTGCTGGCGATATGTTTTTCGCCGCCGAATTGGTCTCGACCGCTGTGCCATTGGACCCGAACGCCGTGGCCTTGCCGGTACTCAACGAGATTGCCTCGGCCGATGATGCCAATTTCCAAATCGAAATTCTGAATCCGTCTTCGCAAGCGATCAACCTAGCTGATTTCCAGCTCAACTCAACCGACGCCGAACATGCCTCGATTCCCTTGGGAGACGGGCAACTGGCTGCGGGTCAATTCACAACAATCAGCAGCCAACAACTTGGCTACCAGCCGGTTGATGGAGAACGATTATTCATCACGTATCAGGGCGGTCAACGCTTGGCTGACACCCAAGCCGTTGACGATCAACTGCGTGGCCGATCCGGTCAGCACGACGGGCGATGGCTGTTCCCCGACGCGGCCACCTTCGGTAGCGGCAATGGATTCACGATCGAAGATGCAATCGTTATTAATGAAATCAACTATCACGCACCAGGTTTTTATGCTGAGCAACTCGACCGACTCTTTGAAAACGGCGAACAGTGGGTCGAACTCTACAACCGCAGTGACACGCGTACCATCGACCTGTCTGGTTGGGAATTTTCAGAAGGCATTGACTTTGAATTTGCAGCTGGAACAACGCTCGGTCCTCAAGAATATTTGGTGATCAGCAACGACCCAGACTCACTAGCAGCATCTCGTATTGGCCTCGACGCCGGCAAGGTTTTGGGACCATTTGATCAAAACTTGTCAAATGCAGGAGAGTTGATCGAGTTATCCGATGCAAAGGGCAATCCGACCGATTCGGTTCATTATTACGACGGTGGTCGATGGGCAGGTTCAGCCGATGCAAAAGGTTCATCCCTGGAACTACGAGATCCATTTGCGGACAACAGCGTGGCGGAATCCTGGGCTGCCAGCGATGAAACGGATCAGAATGGCTGGCAAACGATCACCTACGGTGGCAACGGAAAACGACTAAACGGAGATCCCACCAAATACAATGAGTTCCTCTTAGGGCTCTTGGATTCCGGAGTCGTGTTAATCGATGACGTTCAAGTCATCGAGAACCCCGGTACCCCGGACGAACGACAACTCGTCCAAAACGGAAGCTTTGAAAGTGATTCCATCGGGGCGGACGCCGAACATTGGCGAGTCGTTGGCAATCAACAGGGTATGGTCGTGGAAGATCCCACCGACCCGAATAACCGTGTCCTTCGATTGACTGCCAGTGGTCCAACAGAACACATGCACAACAATGGGGGCACCACCCTCAAGGACGGTGACGAGTATATCAAGCTGAGCAATTCGGCAGATTACGAAATCTCTTTCCGAGCGAAATGGGTTTCCGGCTCTAACCAACTGCACTCACGACTGTATTTCAACCGACTGCCTCGTGTCACACGAGTTGCACGACCGGTTAGCGTCGGCACGCCCGGCGAAGCCAACTCACAGGCAGAAGCAAATATCGGCCCGACCTACGTCGGCATGGTGCACAGCCCGGCAGTCCCAGACGTCAATCAGCCCGTCACCGTTTCGGTAAACGCCGCCGATGCGCAGGGCATTGAGGAACTCACCTTACGGTATTCGGTGAATGGGGCTGATTTCAACAGCGTGGCGATGCAGGCCGGCAATTCTGGCCAATATACGGGTGTAATTCCCGGCCAAGCACGAACTGCACTGGTTCACTTTTACCTCGAAGGTCGTGACCAATCAGGCGCCACTTCGATGTTCCCAGCCGCCGGTCCCGACTCTCGGGCGTTGTTCCGAGTCCAGGATGACAAGGGCACAGAGGATCAACGTCACAACTTGCGAATCCTGATGACCGATGCAGACGCCAGTCGCCTGCATGAAAAAACAAATGTCATGAGTAATCACCGTTTGGGCACAACGGTCATCTATCGCGAAGGCGAAATTTATTATGACGTGGGCATCCGCCTTAAGGGCAGCCAACGCGGACGAGACAAAGTGGTCCGAGCTGGATTCAACCTCGGCTTTGACCCCTCGCAACTATTCCGTGATGTCCATTCGACCATCGGTGTCGACCGCAGTGGAAGCGGCGACGAATACAGCCAGGAAGAGATCATCGTTCGGCAAGTCTTCAACCATGCCGGCGACGTACCACAAATCTATGATGACCTCATCAATGTGATCGCGCCTCAATCGCGGCACGATGGCAGTGCCATGTTGAACTTGGCACGCTACAACGATGTGTTCTTGGATTCACAATACGAGAATGGCAGCCAAGGCACCGCCTTTGAATACGAACTGATCTACTACCCCACCTCACAAGAAGGCGGTATCGAGGGTCTAAAAAAACCCAACCCCGACTCCGTCGTCGGCGTTCCCATGGCCACGCCTCGAGAAGAATCCGACAACAAAGAATCCTTCCGCTGGCATTGGCTAATAGAAAACAACCGACCGGAGGACGATTACAGTCAGCTGCAAGAGGCGCTTGCTGCGATTGGACAACGGACTTCAAGCGACACCTTCCACGAAGACACCCAACGACTGTTGGATGTCGATCAATGGCTCAGATCGTTTGCCGTCGTCGCCTTGACTGGCATCGGTGACAACTACGGTAATGGGTCGCAACATAACGGCATCTTTTACGTACGTCCTAGCGACAACCGACTGCTATTCATGCCTTGGGACATGGACTTCTCTTTCACGCAAGGTGCCACTTCGGGAGCGGTTTCCAATGGTGAGTTACGAAAACTACTCACCGATCCAGGCAACGAACACAACTACTACGGTCATTTGCATGACATCATCAGTACGACGTTCAATGCAGACTATATGAGTGGCTGGATCGACCACTTCGATGAACTCGTTCCTGGACAGAATTTCTTCCAGGGATACAAATCCTATATCAATACACGAGCGGGCGCCGTCACCAAGTCAATCGAAAGAGCCATCGACGTCGTTCCATTCGAAATCTCGGGCACCGATGCTCTCGACGTGGGTGATTCGGCCATCGCCGAACTCACGGGTACGGGTTGGGTCGATGTACGGGAAATCCGTATCGCCGGACAAGATCTTACCTTGCCCATCACCTGGACAAGTCCTAACGAATGGCAAGTCAGCATTCCTGTCGACCCAGGCACTCACCCGATCGTACTCGAAGCTTACAACTTCCAAGACGAATTGGTCACATCGGATACGATCACAATTACAAGTTCTGCCGTGACACCGGTGCGATCATCTCTACGAGTTTCGGAATTGCAATACAACCCGTCTGGAGCGGTTGCGGATGAACCCGATGTCAACAATGACCAGTTCGAATTCGTTGAATTGACGAACGTAGGTGAAACAGCAATCGACTTGGCGGGCGTGCGTTTCGTACAAGTGGAACAAGGTGACGACGTCTCAGGGATCACCTTCACCTTTAGCTCCCAATCTCTCGAACCGGGTGGTTTTGTCATCGTGCCGCGAGATCTGGATGCGTTCCAAGCCCGATATGGCAGTGAACTGCCGATGGCAATTGGCCAGGGTAACGCTGAAAACCAAAATCAATACCGGGGTCGATTGGACAACGGTGGTGAGACGATCACGTTACTGGATGCAACGGGCGCCACGGTACAGCAATTCACCTATGATGACGCTTGGTATGCCAGCACTGACGGTGATGGAAACAGCTTGGAATTCATCGATCCTAGTCAGAGTGATCTGAACGCCTGGAACGAATCGTCGCAATGGCGAGCAAGTGCTGCCCTGGGCGGCACACCAGGGCAAGCCTCCCTGGTCATCGGTGATTCGAATTTCGACGGCGTCTTCAACTCGTCGGATCTCGTCGTTGTGATGCAAGCGGGACAATACGAAGATGATATCCTTAATAATTCCACCTGGGCGACAGGAGACTGGGACGGTGACGGCGATTTCACTACGAGTGACTTTGTGTTCGCCTTTGCGGCTGCCACTTACGTCGATGCAGAACCGCTCGCCGCCGCCAACATCGAGAACATTGCAGCGGCCCTGCTCAGCGCACAACAACCGCAGCGAAGCGATCGTGCCGATACAAATCGGACTGGACGACTGCAACCCAAATCCGTGGCGCGTGAAACCGACTTGGAGGCGATCGCCGTTGATCGAATCTTTGAACGAGATCAGCATCCAGCTGAATTCGCGGAGACGCATCACGATCTCCTAGAAACGCCAGATGACGAGTTCGATCTGTTCTAA
- a CDS encoding mandelate racemase/muconate lactonizing enzyme family protein, which produces MPHLQNESRRRYLKAGLLSATTGPFACSVAAQHDQSFEIKNIERTTIRLPYRTIPRRAMDRELPHWRYVEIFEVQLKSGEVGIGETLLFYTWGVSNDDDVARATGKNAASLMWDDSLGAGLQMALFDAVAKTIGVPIHRLLGPQRHERTPLSWWNIDMAPADMAAECAEAYRQGYLSYKTKGRPWFDLWQQIELASQVVPEEFKLDMDFNDTLLDADRAIPILKELERNPRVDIYETPIPQSDLEGNRRICAATRVNVALHYGTPAPIVAAAEKACDGFVIGGGASSLLQSAAVAATADLPFWLQLVGTGITAAFSLHFGAVCSHATWPAVNCHQLYQHDLLQEPIRVEQGYAQIPTKPGLGFEVDWNAIRRYQVAKPNQRPDPPRLLEVSWPDGRRLFIANNGKVNFVLTAGNRSLIPFFERGVSTRLVANDGSTEWKQRYERARKQPFFDQSTKQ; this is translated from the coding sequence ATGCCCCATTTGCAAAACGAATCTCGGCGACGATATCTCAAAGCTGGACTACTATCGGCCACCACCGGTCCATTCGCTTGCTCAGTCGCGGCCCAGCATGACCAAAGTTTTGAGATCAAGAACATCGAACGCACCACGATACGACTACCCTATCGGACCATTCCGCGGCGAGCGATGGATCGCGAATTGCCCCACTGGCGATACGTCGAAATCTTCGAAGTGCAGCTCAAGTCCGGCGAGGTTGGGATTGGCGAAACTCTGCTCTTCTACACGTGGGGCGTCAGTAATGATGATGACGTTGCGCGTGCGACGGGAAAGAACGCAGCAAGTTTGATGTGGGATGACTCACTTGGGGCCGGTCTCCAGATGGCGCTATTCGATGCCGTGGCGAAGACCATTGGCGTCCCGATTCATCGCCTGCTGGGCCCACAAAGGCATGAGCGAACACCCCTGTCTTGGTGGAACATTGATATGGCTCCCGCAGACATGGCCGCCGAATGTGCGGAAGCCTACCGACAAGGCTATTTGTCATACAAGACAAAAGGGCGTCCATGGTTTGATCTCTGGCAGCAGATCGAATTGGCTTCGCAAGTGGTGCCTGAAGAATTCAAACTGGACATGGACTTCAACGACACGCTGCTTGACGCCGACCGCGCGATCCCAATTTTAAAGGAGCTGGAACGCAATCCGCGCGTGGACATCTATGAAACTCCGATACCGCAAAGTGACTTGGAGGGCAATCGACGAATCTGTGCTGCCACACGCGTCAATGTTGCCTTGCACTATGGAACCCCGGCTCCGATCGTGGCTGCCGCCGAGAAAGCCTGTGACGGCTTTGTGATTGGTGGCGGAGCAAGCAGTCTGTTACAGAGTGCGGCAGTTGCAGCCACCGCGGACCTACCGTTTTGGTTGCAATTGGTCGGCACGGGCATCACCGCGGCTTTCTCACTCCATTTCGGTGCCGTTTGCAGCCACGCAACCTGGCCAGCTGTTAATTGCCACCAACTTTACCAGCATGATCTCCTCCAAGAACCGATTCGAGTCGAACAAGGATATGCACAGATCCCAACCAAGCCAGGCCTCGGCTTCGAAGTCGATTGGAACGCGATTCGTCGCTATCAAGTTGCAAAACCGAACCAACGGCCTGACCCGCCCCGATTGCTCGAAGTGTCTTGGCCCGATGGACGACGTTTATTCATCGCCAATAACGGCAAGGTCAACTTCGTCCTGACCGCAGGCAACCGTAGCCTCATTCCATTTTTTGAACGGGGCGTTTCAACGCGACTAGTCGCCAACGACGGATCGACCGAATGGAAGCAGCGATATGAGCGAGCTCGCAAACAACCATTTTTCGACCAATCAACGAAACAGTGA